A window of the Coprobacter fastidiosus genome harbors these coding sequences:
- a CDS encoding ABC transporter ATP-binding protein has protein sequence MNAIQNITVGQPERLKKPVGYTILANLVNIIPFCLSIEAINIIFHAFDGSGTSLDISRLWTLFFILVAYVFIMIVAERASYRANFRGAYTMSADGRIALAEHLRKLSLGFLSRRDPGDISSMMITDFTMAETGISHHLPQLMGALVMPVLAFLSLLWIDWQMSLAMFIALPFAILVLWVSTGVQRRLSGRQIEAKINAGNRLEEYLQGIRVMKAYNLLGERFTRLRDAFADLRRACIRQEALLGPFVLLSVTLIRSGLTLMILGGAYLLIGGDLSLATFVLFLVVGSRVFDPLTSALTNFAEFRYFSIAGGRILDLMREPEMKGKDIAPEGGDIEFRNVSFAYQDKEVLHGIDLILKKGALTALVGPSGSGKSTLMKLCARFYDPTSGRVLMNGSDLSSLDPESLMRHVSMVFQDVYLFQDSIRNNIRFGKDDATDEEVIEAARAAQCHDFIMRLPKGYDTMVGEGGCTLSGGEKQRLSIARAMLKDAQIVLLDEATASLDPENEVEVQRAITKLITGRTVIVIAHRLKTIRNADKIVVLDDGRIVEQGTHEELLKNDRLYARLWNIQMKTSGWKL, from the coding sequence ATGAATGCGATACAAAATATAACTGTCGGGCAACCGGAACGTTTAAAGAAACCTGTTGGTTATACGATCCTTGCCAATTTAGTAAACATTATTCCTTTTTGTCTGTCTATTGAAGCTATAAATATTATATTTCATGCCTTTGACGGAAGCGGAACTTCTCTTGATATTTCTCGTTTGTGGACATTGTTCTTTATTCTTGTTGCTTATGTTTTCATAATGATAGTTGCTGAGAGGGCTTCATATCGTGCCAATTTTCGCGGAGCTTATACCATGAGTGCCGATGGGCGTATTGCCTTGGCTGAGCATTTGCGCAAATTATCGTTAGGGTTTCTTTCTCGTCGTGATCCGGGAGATATTTCTTCTATGATGATTACCGACTTTACTATGGCAGAGACGGGGATTTCACATCATTTACCTCAATTAATGGGTGCTTTAGTAATGCCTGTGTTGGCTTTTTTGTCATTGTTATGGATAGATTGGCAGATGTCTTTGGCTATGTTTATCGCGTTGCCTTTTGCTATATTGGTACTTTGGGTAAGTACTGGGGTTCAACGACGTTTGAGCGGACGGCAAATAGAGGCGAAAATCAATGCTGGAAATCGATTGGAAGAGTATTTGCAAGGTATTAGAGTAATGAAAGCATATAATTTGTTGGGAGAACGTTTTACTCGTTTACGTGATGCTTTTGCCGATTTACGTCGAGCTTGTATTCGGCAAGAGGCGTTACTCGGGCCTTTTGTATTGTTATCGGTTACGTTGATACGTTCTGGGTTGACATTGATGATTCTTGGTGGTGCTTATTTACTTATAGGAGGAGATTTGTCATTAGCGACATTTGTTCTTTTTCTTGTTGTCGGTTCTAGGGTGTTTGATCCTCTTACGTCTGCATTGACTAATTTTGCAGAATTTCGCTATTTCTCTATCGCAGGAGGCCGTATACTTGACTTGATGCGAGAACCGGAAATGAAAGGTAAAGATATTGCTCCTGAAGGAGGAGATATTGAATTCCGGAATGTTTCTTTTGCATATCAGGATAAAGAGGTATTGCACGGTATCGATCTTATATTGAAAAAAGGAGCTCTTACGGCTCTTGTCGGACCATCGGGGAGTGGAAAAAGTACGCTAATGAAATTGTGTGCACGGTTCTATGATCCTACATCGGGACGGGTTTTAATGAATGGGTCGGATCTTTCTTCTCTTGATCCTGAATCATTGATGCGCCATGTTTCTATGGTATTTCAGGATGTATATCTTTTTCAGGATTCGATTCGTAATAATATCCGTTTCGGTAAAGACGATGCCACGGATGAGGAAGTTATCGAAGCTGCTCGGGCTGCTCAGTGTCATGATTTTATTATGCGGTTGCCTAAAGGTTATGATACGATGGTCGGAGAGGGAGGATGTACCCTTTCCGGAGGGGAGAAGCAGCGGCTAAGTATCGCCCGGGCGATGCTGAAAGATGCTCAGATTGTTCTTCTTGATGAGGCGACAGCTTCTCTTGATCCTGAAAATGAGGTGGAAGTACAACGGGCTATTACGAAGTTGATAACCGGACGTACGGTTATTGTCATAGCTCATCGTCTTAAAACAATTCGAAATGCCGATAAGATTGTTGTTTTAGACGATGGTCGGATTGTGGAGCAAGGTACTCATGAGGAACTTCTGAAAAATGATCGGTTATATGCCCGTTTATGGAATATTCAAATGAAAACTTCTGGTTGGAAATTGTAG
- a CDS encoding ABC transporter ATP-binding protein, which translates to MTEMKKKEGLSRLFQIAGQRKGLLILSGVLSAGSALCMLTPYWAVYEVLNELLVNAGDLDMVNGSFLIHWGWTAFAGLVFGLLLLYVALMASHVAAFRILYGLRVRLSEHIGRLSLGFLNGSSTGAIKKTMEQNIEKIETFIAHTIPDLVNVVATEIFMFIIFFSLNGWFAAVCLACIIMSIGLQYVNFMGKKAREFTATYFDTQERMSASAVQYVRGMPVVKIFGQSVHSFRQFHKEILGYKKWALKVCDTYERGFVLFTVLLNSIVTLVLPVGLLLMQGNSGNLALAAVWLFFIVMGPGVTSPVYKLMFLGGGTREIDEGVKRIDRIFDENPIPEPVVAKNPVSYDIEFDHVGFSYENREQATRTEALRDVSFVARQGEITALVGPSGSGKSTVASLIPRFWDVAEGNIRIGGVDVRDIANERLMNLVSFVFQDTFLFYDTLYENIAVGCPGATRQQVEDAARAAQCHDFIMNLPNGYETRIGDKGVYLSGGESQRICVARAILKNAPILVLDEATAFADPENEYKMQRALQHLIKDKTVIVIAHRLSSIISAQQIVVLKEGKVVQIGTHKELTSMSGVYRQMWDAYTDAFRWELNVGNK; encoded by the coding sequence ATGACAGAGATGAAAAAGAAAGAGGGTTTAAGTCGTCTTTTCCAAATTGCGGGTCAGCGGAAAGGGTTGTTAATCTTATCCGGAGTATTGTCTGCCGGTAGTGCTCTTTGTATGTTGACTCCTTATTGGGCGGTGTATGAAGTTCTGAATGAACTTTTGGTAAATGCGGGAGATCTTGATATGGTAAATGGTTCGTTTCTCATACATTGGGGTTGGACCGCTTTTGCCGGGTTGGTTTTCGGGTTGTTGCTGCTTTATGTTGCACTTATGGCTTCGCATGTCGCTGCTTTCCGTATATTATACGGATTACGTGTGAGATTGTCTGAACATATAGGACGGTTATCTTTAGGTTTTTTGAACGGATCTTCTACGGGAGCAATAAAAAAAACGATGGAACAGAATATCGAAAAGATAGAGACCTTTATCGCGCATACTATACCTGATTTGGTGAATGTGGTGGCTACCGAAATATTTATGTTCATTATCTTTTTTTCGCTTAACGGATGGTTTGCTGCTGTTTGTCTGGCATGCATAATAATGAGTATAGGTTTGCAATATGTTAATTTTATGGGGAAGAAAGCTCGTGAGTTTACTGCGACTTATTTCGATACACAAGAGAGAATGAGTGCTTCGGCGGTGCAATATGTCCGGGGTATGCCTGTTGTGAAAATATTCGGACAAAGTGTGCATTCTTTCCGTCAATTTCATAAAGAAATATTGGGATATAAAAAGTGGGCATTAAAAGTTTGTGATACTTATGAACGAGGTTTTGTTTTGTTTACAGTATTGCTTAATTCTATTGTTACGCTTGTTCTTCCTGTAGGTTTATTACTGATGCAGGGAAATTCTGGAAATCTGGCGTTGGCTGCTGTATGGCTTTTTTTTATTGTGATGGGTCCTGGAGTTACGTCTCCTGTTTATAAACTGATGTTTTTAGGTGGCGGAACAAGGGAAATCGATGAGGGGGTGAAACGTATCGACCGGATATTTGACGAAAATCCGATTCCAGAGCCGGTTGTTGCAAAAAATCCTGTTTCTTATGATATTGAGTTTGATCATGTCGGTTTTTCTTATGAGAATCGTGAGCAAGCAACACGTACAGAGGCTTTACGTGATGTATCGTTTGTTGCGCGGCAAGGAGAGATTACAGCATTGGTAGGTCCGTCAGGTTCTGGTAAAAGTACGGTTGCAAGCCTGATACCCCGTTTCTGGGATGTAGCGGAAGGAAATATCCGAATCGGAGGTGTGGATGTGAGAGATATTGCGAATGAACGATTAATGAATCTTGTTTCTTTTGTTTTTCAAGATACGTTTCTTTTTTATGATACATTATATGAAAACATTGCAGTAGGTTGTCCTGGTGCAACACGTCAGCAGGTAGAAGATGCTGCTCGAGCTGCTCAGTGCCACGATTTTATTATGAATCTCCCGAATGGCTATGAAACTCGTATAGGAGATAAAGGCGTGTATCTTTCAGGAGGTGAATCTCAACGCATTTGTGTGGCACGTGCAATTCTGAAAAATGCTCCTATCCTTGTTCTGGATGAGGCAACAGCTTTTGCAGACCCAGAAAATGAGTATAAGATGCAACGGGCACTGCAGCATCTTATTAAGGATAAAACCGTAATTGTAATTGCTCATCGCTTGTCTTCTATTATTTCGGCACAACAAATCGTCGTTTTGAAAGAGGGTAAAGTAGTGCAAATCGGTACGCATAAGGAGCTCACCTCAATGTCCGGTGTTTACCGGCAAATGTGGGATGCTTATACCGATGCTTTTCGTTGGGAACTCAATGTCGGAAATAAATAA
- a CDS encoding class I SAM-dependent methyltransferase — MFKQSFINKILQNTRKPEGFWGRIILRGMNKGHAPLAKWGMSYLKWSPEWSLLDVGCGGGANLAEMSIRCPEGSVYGIDISEESVKFARKKNRDLLGKRCFIEQGSVEKLPYENEMFNVVTAFETIYFWNDLLQSFTEIARVLKKGGIFLICCEMSDPSNTIWTSRIDGMTIHPVRELRSLLSRSGFTDISVYKRRKEDLCIIAQK; from the coding sequence ATGTTTAAACAGAGTTTTATTAATAAGATTCTCCAAAATACAAGAAAACCGGAAGGCTTTTGGGGACGGATTATTTTACGAGGGATGAATAAAGGACATGCACCGCTGGCCAAATGGGGTATGTCTTATTTAAAATGGTCTCCCGAATGGTCTTTATTGGATGTCGGTTGTGGAGGTGGAGCTAATCTTGCAGAGATGTCGATACGTTGTCCTGAAGGGAGTGTTTATGGTATTGACATTAGTGAAGAAAGTGTGAAATTTGCTCGGAAAAAGAACCGGGATTTGCTCGGAAAACGATGCTTTATAGAGCAGGGAAGTGTAGAAAAGCTTCCGTACGAGAATGAAATGTTCAATGTAGTTACAGCATTTGAAACGATTTATTTCTGGAATGACCTTTTGCAGTCATTTACTGAAATAGCTCGTGTACTAAAGAAAGGTGGAATTTTCTTGATTTGCTGTGAAATGAGTGATCCGTCTAATACAATATGGACGAGTCGGATAGACGGGATGACAATACATCCGGTAAGAGAACTTCGTTCTTTACTTTCCCGATCGGGTTTTACGGATATTTCTGTATATAAACGTCGGAAAGAAGATTTGTGTATTATTGCTCAAAAATAA